One Lemur catta isolate mLemCat1 chromosome 15, mLemCat1.pri, whole genome shotgun sequence genomic window carries:
- the SOX9 gene encoding transcription factor SOX-9, translated as MNLLDPFMKMTDEQEKGLSGAPSPTMSEDSAGSPCPSGSGSDTENTRPQENTFPKGEPDLKKESEEDKFPVCIREAVSQVLKGYDWTLVPMPVRVNGSSKNKPHVKRPMNAFMVWAQAARRKLADQYPHLHNAELSKTLGKLWRLLNESEKRPFVEEAERLRVQHKKDHPDYKYQPRRRKSVKNGQAEAEEAAEQTHISPNAIFKALQADSPHSSSGMSEVHSPGEHSGQSQGPPTPPTTPKTDVQPGKADLKREGRPLPEGGRQPPIDFRDVDIGELSSDVISNIETFDVNEFDQYLPPNGHPGVPATHGQVTYTGSYGISSTAATPASAGHVWMSKQQAPPPPPQQPPQAPQAPPQPQAAPPQQPAAPPQQPQAHTLTTLSSEPGQSQRTHIKTEQLSPSHYSEQQHSPQQIAYSPFNLPHYSPSYPPITRSQYDYTDHQNSGSYYSHAAGQGSGLYSTFTYMNPAQRPMYTPIADTSGVPSIPQTHSPQHWEQPVYTQLTRP; from the exons ATGAATCTCCTGGACCCCTTCATGAAGATGACCGACGAGCAGGAGAAGGGCCTGTCCggcgcccccagccccaccatgTCCGAAGACTCGGCGGGCTCGCCCTGCCCATCGGGCTCCGGCTCCGACACCGAGAACACGCGGCCCCAGGAGAACACGTTCCCCAAGGGCGAGCCTGACCTGAAGAAGGAGAGTGAGGAGGACAAATTCCCCGTGTGCATCCGCGAGGCTGTCAGCCAGGTGCTCAAGGGCTACGACTGGACGCTGGTGCCCATGCCGGTGCGCGTCAACGGCTCCAGCAAGAACAAGCCGCACGTCAAGCGGCCTATGAACGCCTTCATGGTGTGGGCGCAGGCGGCGCGCAGGAAGCTCGCGGATCAGTACCCGCACCTGCACAACGCCGAGCTCAGCAAGACGCTGGGCAAGCTCTGGAG ACTTCTGAACGAGAGCGAGAAGCGGCCCTTCGTGGAGGAGGCGGAGCGGCTGCGCGTGCAGCACAAGAAGGACCACCCGGATTACAAGTACCAGCCGCGCCGGAGGAAGTCGGTGAAGAACGGGCAGGCGGAGGCCGAGGAGGCCGCGGAGCAGACACACATCTCCCCCAACGCCATCTTCAAGGCGCTGCAGGCCGACTCGCCGCACTCGTCCTCCGGCATGAGCGAGGTGCACTCCCCCGGCGAGCACTCGG GGCAATCCCAGGGCCCACcgaccccacccaccacccccaaaACCGACGTGCAGCCGGGCAAGGCTGACCTGAAGCGAGAGGGGCGGCCCCTGCCCGAGGGGGGCAGACAGCCTCCCATCGACTTCCGCGACGTGGACATCGGAGAGCTGAGCAGCGACGTCATCTCCAACATCGAGACCTTCGACGTCAACGAATTTGATCAGTACCTGCCGCCCAACGGCCACCCGGGGGTGCCGGCCACACACGGCCAGGTCACCTACACCGGCAGCTATGGCATCAGCAGCACCGCGGCGACCCCCGCGAGCGCGGGCCACGTGTGGATGTCCAAGCAGCaggcgccgcccccgcccccacagcAGCCTCCGCAGGCCCCGCAGGCGCCCCCGCAGCCGCAGGCGGCGCCCCCCCAGCAGCCCGCGGCGCCCCCGCAGCAGCCGCAGGCGCACACGCTGACCACGCTGAGCAGCGAGCCGGGCCAGTCGCAGCGAACGCACATCAAGACGGAGCAGCTGAGCCCCAGCCACTACAGCGAGCAGCAGCACTCGCCGCAGCAGATCGCCTACAGCCCCTTCAACCTCCCGCACTACAGCCCGTCCTACCCGCCCATCACGCGCTCGCAGTACGACTACACCGACCACCAGAACTCCGGCTCCTACTACAGCCACGCGGCCGGCCAGGGCTCCGGCCTCTACTCCACCTTCACCTACATGAACCCCGCCCAGCGCCCCATGTACACCCCCATCGCCGACACCTCCGGGGTCCCTTCCATCCCGCAGACCCACAGCCCCCAGCACTGGGAACAACCCGTGTACACACAGCTCACCAGACCTTGA